GAATAAGATACTAAAGGAGAAGCTGACCAAATACGAACATCCAAAGAACAGTAACAACAGCTCCATTCCACCCTCGAAGGATGAGAACAGGGCCTTCAAGAGCAAGAGCCTGCGTAAGAAAACCGGACGTAAGCCAGGAGGACAGAAGGGACATGAGGGTAACACCCTTGAGATGACCGATGATCCGGATCACACCATTGAACATACTCCTGAATATTGTGAATGTTGCGGAAAAGATATTGGCTCTATTCCCGGTGAGTTTGTTGCTCGTAGACAAGAAGTCGATATTCCACCTATTAAACCGGTGATCACCGAACACAGGATATACAAGAAACAGTGCAGTTGCGGACATGTTACCACTTCTGATTTTCCCAAAGG
The genomic region above belongs to Bacteroidales bacterium and contains:
- a CDS encoding DUF6444 domain-containing protein, giving the protein MSPEKKISYLAKKIDDLIVLVNHLYGEIKDLKRDLKSSQRENKILKEKLTKYEHPKNSNNSSIPPSKDENRAFKSKSLRKKTGRKPGGQKGHEGNTLEMTDDPDHTIEHTPEYCECCGKDIGSIPGEFVARRQEVDIPPIKPVITEHRIYKKQCSCGHVTTSDFPKGITASIGYGPMIESLTGYFHSRQYIPFLRMQEIFRDIF